From Draconibacterium halophilum, one genomic window encodes:
- the trxA gene encoding thioredoxin, whose amino-acid sequence MSTTLIVILVAVVALIGLIAVNYFRMKNAKPVANSKRIKVLNNKNFKAATKRGVVLLDFWALWCGPCKIIAPTLNEIADSQTDFMVAKVNVDHNQQLAQKFKVRNIPTMLILKDGKEAGRIVGVKTKRTILKEVDAVMAG is encoded by the coding sequence ATGTCGACTACATTAATTGTAATTCTTGTTGCCGTTGTTGCTCTTATCGGGTTGATTGCGGTAAACTATTTCCGAATGAAAAATGCCAAACCCGTGGCCAATAGCAAACGAATTAAAGTATTGAACAACAAAAACTTTAAAGCTGCAACAAAACGTGGAGTAGTACTGCTCGATTTTTGGGCGCTGTGGTGTGGACCGTGTAAAATTATTGCGCCTACATTAAACGAAATTGCCGATAGCCAAACTGATTTTATGGTGGCAAAAGTTAATGTAGATCATAACCAGCAACTGGCACAAAAATTCAAGGTAAGAAATATTCCAACCATGCTAATTTTAAAAGACGGAAAAGAAGCCGGACGTATTGTTGGAGTTAAAACAAAACGTACCATTCTGAAAGAGGTTGATGCTGTAATGGCGGGATAA
- a CDS encoding Crp/Fnr family transcriptional regulator translates to MYVVEGLVKVYLQTGVDKNMNISIASEGEFLAFSSVFGEPVHTYSAQAISNTQICMIEKESLKQILLDNPDFALKITSQNYRNERHLFELIKNISYKQMRGKLASALLYLSQEEFVKKNIFELLMRQDIADFASISAESAIKLLKEFEKEQIIILNGRNIHINDAAQLHNISKNG, encoded by the coding sequence ATGTATGTTGTTGAAGGCTTGGTAAAAGTGTACCTGCAAACGGGAGTTGATAAAAATATGAATATCAGCATCGCTTCCGAAGGCGAATTCCTAGCTTTTTCGTCGGTATTCGGCGAACCTGTTCATACGTATTCGGCACAGGCCATTAGCAATACACAAATTTGTATGATCGAAAAAGAGAGTCTGAAACAAATACTGCTTGACAATCCTGATTTTGCTTTAAAAATTACCTCACAGAATTACAGAAACGAAAGGCATTTATTTGAATTAATAAAGAACATTTCTTATAAACAAATGCGCGGAAAACTGGCTTCTGCCCTACTTTATCTGAGTCAGGAAGAATTTGTGAAGAAAAATATTTTCGAGCTTCTAATGCGGCAGGACATTGCTGACTTTGCTTCCATATCGGCCGAAAGTGCCATTAAACTACTGAAAGAGTTTGAAAAAGAACAGATAATTATTCTGAATGGCAGAAACATTCATATTAACGATGCTGCTCAACTTCATAACATTAGTAAAAACGGCTAA
- a CDS encoding DUF456 domain-containing protein, producing MDILLIVLGSIFIISGILGCVLPIIPGPPLSYVGLLLLHFTERYQFSSKFLIIWAILTTVVYALDYVIPAWGTKRFGGSNRGIWGSIIGLVIGLFFFPPFGIIIGPFLGAVIGELTAGKESGDALKSGFGSFMGFLAGTLLKLITSGMMTWYFVKEIIV from the coding sequence ATGGATATTCTATTAATCGTTTTAGGATCAATTTTCATCATCAGCGGAATTTTAGGCTGTGTTTTACCTATAATTCCGGGGCCTCCGTTAAGTTACGTAGGTCTCTTGTTACTTCATTTTACTGAACGCTATCAGTTTTCATCAAAATTTCTAATTATTTGGGCAATACTAACGACTGTAGTTTATGCACTCGATTACGTGATACCGGCTTGGGGAACTAAAAGATTTGGTGGTAGTAATCGTGGCATCTGGGGCAGTATTATTGGTTTGGTTATAGGTTTGTTTTTCTTCCCTCCGTTTGGAATAATCATTGGCCCTTTTCTTGGAGCTGTAATCGGTGAACTTACCGCCGGAAAAGAATCGGGAGATGCCTTAAAATCAGGATTTGGATCGTTTATGGGCTTTCTGGCTGGAACACTGTTAAAACTTATTACATCAGGAATGATGACCTGGTATTTTGTAAAAGAAATAATCGTTTAA
- a CDS encoding OsmC family protein, with protein MAKHEIKVSWKDKLAFEAEVDGHKIMLDATEAVGGENKGPRPKPLMLAALAGCTGIDVVSILKKMRVEMEDFNVVVEGDLTDEHPKQYYKMNVIYEFKGKDLPLEKLKKAVSLSEERYCGVSALYRKAIELTSEIKIID; from the coding sequence ATGGCAAAACACGAAATAAAAGTTAGTTGGAAAGATAAATTGGCTTTTGAAGCCGAGGTTGACGGACATAAAATAATGCTCGACGCTACCGAAGCAGTAGGTGGCGAGAACAAGGGACCACGACCGAAACCGCTTATGCTCGCAGCGCTTGCCGGATGCACCGGAATAGATGTGGTATCTATTTTGAAGAAGATGCGTGTTGAAATGGAAGATTTTAATGTTGTTGTTGAAGGTGATTTAACTGACGAGCACCCAAAACAGTATTATAAAATGAATGTTATTTATGAATTTAAAGGTAAAGATCTTCCTTTGGAGAAACTAAAAAAAGCAGTTAGTTTGTCGGAAGAAAGATATTGTGGAGTAAGTGCGCTATACCGAAAAGCTATCGAGCTTACTTCTGAAATAAAAATTATAGATTAA
- a CDS encoding CPBP family intramembrane glutamic endopeptidase translates to MEEYRIKYYPTILQGIHLVILYIFIQTLVDFPLAVIDYYKGTEYLYNPIKKIALGVGSVVFILVYGIRKAKAPILEIFPLKLFNPLVFIPVVSFLWGAHNVLQTVNIWVEKMIPAPPWFWELFDRIFEGDYGFMGAFLKVAIVAPIIEELIFRGLIFNGFRKNYNGFVAVFMSALLFSLFHLNPWQMPATFLLGLLLGWLMLRTNNILVAIVGHSINNALVLLTVTYWQQIREHSIYLLERNNLLLLSALVMALSVVLIYVTSIPWFVKRR, encoded by the coding sequence ATGGAAGAGTACCGCATTAAATATTATCCGACCATTTTGCAAGGCATTCACCTTGTTATTCTTTATATTTTTATTCAAACCCTTGTTGATTTTCCGCTGGCTGTAATCGATTATTACAAAGGTACGGAGTACTTATATAATCCGATCAAAAAAATTGCGCTTGGCGTTGGATCAGTGGTGTTTATACTTGTTTACGGAATTAGAAAAGCAAAAGCGCCGATTCTGGAGATCTTCCCATTAAAACTTTTTAATCCACTGGTATTTATACCGGTTGTAAGTTTTCTATGGGGCGCGCATAACGTCCTCCAAACGGTTAATATTTGGGTAGAAAAGATGATCCCTGCTCCTCCCTGGTTTTGGGAACTATTTGATCGTATTTTTGAAGGCGATTATGGTTTTATGGGTGCTTTTCTGAAAGTGGCAATTGTTGCCCCCATTATTGAAGAGTTGATATTCAGAGGATTAATATTTAATGGATTCAGAAAGAATTACAATGGTTTTGTTGCCGTTTTTATGTCTGCATTATTGTTTTCTCTATTTCACTTAAATCCATGGCAAATGCCGGCTACCTTTCTACTGGGGCTACTGCTTGGCTGGCTCATGTTGCGAACCAATAATATTTTAGTGGCCATTGTTGGGCACTCTATCAACAACGCGTTGGTGCTGCTAACAGTCACTTATTGGCAACAAATTCGCGAACATTCTATTTATCTTTTAGAACGAAACAATCTTTTACTACTTAGTGCACTTGTAATGGCTCTATCGGTGGTGCTTATTTACGTTACAAGTATTCCGTGGTTTGTTAAACGCCGATGA
- a CDS encoding GtrA family protein produces the protein MRNILEKIGNMIINFVDWFYFPFLQFLPREIFRYAATGGANTLLDISLYFIFYRFVIKMQIVDLGFIAISPHIAAFLIVFPITFTTGFFLAKYVTFTSSELKGRIQLFRYLLTVGGSILLNYIFLKFFVEYCGLYATLSKFITTMLVIIYSYMAQRYFTFKTGKKLPAAQNHS, from the coding sequence ATGCGGAATATTCTGGAAAAAATAGGAAATATGATCATCAACTTTGTTGATTGGTTTTATTTTCCATTCCTGCAGTTTCTTCCACGCGAAATTTTTCGCTATGCCGCCACCGGTGGAGCAAACACACTACTCGACATCAGTTTGTATTTCATTTTCTACCGTTTTGTAATAAAAATGCAGATCGTTGATTTAGGATTTATTGCAATAAGTCCGCACATTGCCGCTTTTCTTATTGTTTTTCCAATCACCTTCACAACCGGTTTCTTTTTGGCGAAATATGTAACGTTTACTTCCTCGGAATTAAAAGGCCGCATTCAACTGTTCAGGTATTTGCTTACCGTTGGCGGATCGATTCTGCTTAACTATATTTTTCTGAAATTCTTTGTAGAGTATTGTGGGCTCTACGCCACGTTGTCGAAATTTATAACCACCATGCTGGTAATTATTTACAGCTACATGGCACAGCGCTATTTTACATTTAAAACCGGCAAAAAATTGCCTGCCGCCCAAAATCATTCGTAA
- a CDS encoding thioredoxin family protein, producing MKLLRTGLPEIESAAELEKVLAENENVMVCCGRMGPMCFPVYNVMERLEKERKDVKFMVMAFDNPEAAPIRNAPECSGFMGLPFTMYYKNGKVAKATTSVQTREQITEILDEQFDN from the coding sequence ATGAAACTTTTAAGAACAGGACTACCTGAAATAGAATCGGCAGCAGAATTAGAAAAAGTGCTGGCAGAAAACGAGAATGTAATGGTTTGTTGTGGCCGCATGGGACCAATGTGTTTCCCTGTTTACAATGTTATGGAGCGTCTGGAAAAAGAGCGTAAAGATGTAAAATTTATGGTTATGGCTTTTGATAATCCCGAGGCTGCACCAATACGTAATGCACCGGAATGCAGTGGTTTTATGGGACTACCGTTTACCATGTATTATAAAAACGGAAAGGTGGCAAAAGCAACCACAAGCGTTCAAACCCGGGAGCAAATTACTGAAATACTGGACGAACAATTTGATAACTAA